One window of Papaver somniferum cultivar HN1 chromosome 9, ASM357369v1, whole genome shotgun sequence genomic DNA carries:
- the LOC113312716 gene encoding uncharacterized protein LOC113312716, which translates to MFRKNIDCLCDNNGVWFKDSEDIAKMHVNHFEQVSKTSNPKFTDITFDIIPTVITAQDNSQLNKIPSTDEIFQTIKNMNVWGSPGADGFQSGFYKYNWDIIGQDVTNDVQGFFGTGFMPTTFNKTYLSLIPKTDNATKPVDFRPISLWNTIYKVISKIMEDRIKPHLKHMISPYQAAFVPGRDIHDNIIVAHEMIHTMKHKAGHSGTMALKLDISKAFDRIEWPFFARNSYNFWLLLNAETNHQISGVKVARNAPADMHNIAGIMNNLNYFGSVSGQMLNLDKSNVYFSHNLSPSSREIIARELKMTKMKDSDTYLGVTLLIGRNKTKSFKPLIQFFGSRLKTWKGKTMNHSARTVMVKHVLNALPTYQMGCFRIPKTKIDQMDVIQKHFWWGHSSNRGLCLIGWNNIRILKSLGGLGFRNLEHFNTAMLTKLAWKASNDDNSLCMQIVRAKYGKNDSLLHLDKLKDDSSWLWKSIYSGIEVVQQYSMWIVQRGTKINIWLDNWIIGFNSPPVPIVGLSSMLSYTLVCDIFLSGTRIWNEQLICSIFNQETSSAILNMLIPSTGEDYLIWKPDRKGEELQNDYGNESSAIKLMCTVWYIWKDR; encoded by the exons ATGTTTAGGAAAAATATTGACTGCTTATGTGATAATAATGGTGTTTGGTTTAAGGATAGTGAGGATATTGCAAAAATGCATGTTAACCATTTTGAGCAAGTAAGTAAAACTTCTAATCCTAAGTTTACTGATATCACTTTTGACATCATCCCTACTGTTATTACTGCTCAAGATAATTCTCAGCTCAATAAAATACCTTCTACTGATGAAATCTTTCAAACTATTAAGAATATGAATGTTTGGGGTTCACCTGGCGCTGACG GTTTCCAATCTGGTTTCTACAAATACAATTGGGATATAATTGGACAAGATGTTACTAATGATGTTCAAGGTTTTTTTGGAACAGGTTTTATGCCAACAACTTTCAATAAAACTTATCTTAGTTTGATTCCTAAGACTGATAATGCTACTAAACCTGTGGATTTCAGGCCTATAAGTTTGTGGAATACTATTTATAAGGTTATCTCTAAGATTATGGAAGATAGAATTAAACCTCACTTAAAACATATGATTTCTCCTTATCAAGCTGCCTTTGTTCCTGGTAGAGATATACATGACAACATTATTGTTGCTCATGAGATGATTCACACTATGAAGCACAAAGCAGGACATAGTGGTACTATGGCTTTAAAACTTGATATTTCTAAAGCCTTTGATAGAATAGAATGGCCTTTTTTTGCTAGGAATTCTTAtaatttttg GCTGCTATTAAATGCTGAAACTAATCATCAAATTTCAGGAGTTAAAGTAGCTAGGAATGCTCCAG CTGATATGCACAATATTGCCGGTATTATGAATAATCTAAACTATTTTGGTAGTGTTTCTGGTCAAATGCTCAATTTGGATAAGTCAAATGTTTATTTTAGTCATAATCTTAGTCCTAGTTCTAGAGAAATTATTGCTAGAGAACTTAAAATGACTAAAATGAAGGACAGTGATACCTATTTGGGAGTCACTTTGTTGATAGGGAGAAACAAAACTAAATCTTTTAAGCCTCTGATTCAATTCTTTGGTTCTAGACTTAAGACTTGGAAAGGAAAAACTATGAATCACTCTGCTAGAACTGTCATGGTTAAACATGTTTTAAATGCTTTACCTACTTATCAGATGGGTTGTTTTAGAATTCCTAAAACTAAGATTGATCAAATGGATGTTATTCAAAAACATTTCTGGTGGGGACATAGTAGTAACAGAGGCCTTTGTTTGATAGGTTGGAATAATATAAGAATTCTTAAGTCTTTGGGTGGTCTGGGATTTAGAAACCTTGAACATTTTAATACTGCTATGTTAACTAAGTTGGCATGGAAAGCTTCTAATGATGACAATTCCCTTTGTATGCAAATTGTTAGAGCAAAATATGGTAAAAATGACAGTTTACTCCATCTAgataagttaaaagatgattCTTCTTGGCTTTGGAAAAGTATTTACTCTGGCATTGAGGTCGTGCAACAATATTCTATGTGGATAGTTCAGCGTGGCACTAAAATTAACATATGGCTTGATAATTGGATTATCGGTTTCAATAGTCCACCTGTCCCAATTGTGGGTCTTTCTAGCATGTTATCTTACACTTTAGTTTGTGATATATTTCTATCTGGTACTCGAATTTGGAATGAACAACTTATCTGTTCTATCTTCAATCAAGAGACCTCATCTGCTATCCTAAACATGCTTATTCCTTCTACTGGTGAAGATTATCTGATTTGGAAACCTGACAGAAAAG GTGAAGAACTCCAGAATGATTACGGAAATGAGAGTTCTGCGATTAAGTTAATGTGCACTGTCTGGTATATCTGGAAGGACAG GTAA
- the LOC113307819 gene encoding uncharacterized protein LOC113307819: MPCSFFSLLLMFPLLFQLRIYVDDLLALGEEKGKAEMHPTKYRVVASDILQWGDTSCPIFHPHKVSQGGYEEKELGGWRHGLHPHHHGKDEEDLELDNSDTSDVLNTSFYLNLRP, translated from the exons ATGCCCTGTTCTTTCTTCTCATTGCTTCTCATGTTTCCGTTACTGTTTCAGCTCAG GATATATGTGGATGATCTGTTGGCCTTaggagaagaaaagggaaaggCTGAAATGCACCCTACCAAGTACAGGGTCGTTGCCTCTGACATCCTACAATGGGGAGATACGAGTTGCCCTATCTTTCACCCCCATAAG GTAAGTCAAGGTGGATATGAGGAGAAAGAACTTGGAGGATGGAGACATGGTTTGCACCCCCACCACCATGGTAAGGATGAGGAGGATTTGGAGTTGGACAACTCAGATACTTCCGATGTATTGAACACCTCTTTCTACTTGAACCTTAGACCCTAA